In the Desulfitobacterium hafniense DCB-2 genome, TTGAAATTATTCCTTCATCAGTCCATAATAACAATAGATATAGAACGATGGTAAGGAGTCCAAGCCTTGCTTTGATTTGTTTAACCTGAATGTAAGGTTAATCAAGTGAATATCGACGTAGTTAACTCAGAAGTTGAAAGGATTATTTGAAGGAGGGGAAGTTCGCAAGTGAATTTTTTTAAGAAAGCACCTTGTGAAGAAGCATTGTGTGTTATTAAGAGTGTAGAAGACCGCTTAAATGGGCTGGAAGTTGAGCTTCCGGATGTGCAGTATCCCATTCACCAAAATCTTGTGAAAATTTTCGAGAAACTTTTGGCCAGTGAAGAGCATATGTCCAAAAGCTCCAAAAAAATGATTGGCCTTACCTCGGCCTTAAGCAATTTTGACGTGGAGATGACCCATTCTTCCCATAAATTGATTGAATTCGCCAGAGAGATGTCAACCATCAGCGAATCCAATCTGGCGATTGTGGAAGAGATCAGTGCCAGTATGAGTGAAGTGAATGATACTATCGGCAATACTTCCGAAGTGATGAACAGCCTTCAGGAATCCTCCCGGGCACTTGTCCTCAAAAACGACGAGAGCATCGCCCGGATTGAGGAAATCGATGTGCTGAAGAATGATGTTTCCAAAGATGCGGCCTTGATGAGCGAACAGATCAAGGTGCTGGTGGAGATGGCGGTCAAGGTAAATGAGATTGTGGACGGTGTGGAGAATATCGCCAATCAGACCAATCTGCTGGCCTTGAATGCGGCCATCGAGGCAGCCCGGGCCGGAGAAGCGGGAAAAGGCTTTGCTGTGGTTGCGGATGAAGTGAGAAAGCTGGCGGACAGCACCAAAACCAGTTTGGGAAACATGCGCTCCTTTGTCAATAACATCCAACAGGCAGCGGTAAGCGGGCAGTCCAGCATGGAAAACACCATGAACTCCACGGCTAAAATGCACACCAAATTGGATATGATATCTCAAACCATCATTGAAAATGTATCTATGTTAAAGAACACGATCAGTGATGTTGATCTGATTACAGAGTCCTTGGGGCATATCAAGGAATCCGCCAGTCAGATCAATCAGGCCATGGAGGCCTCCACTCAGGATGCCGAAAAACTCAACCTGATGACCCAGAGGATTCAGGATGATGCGACCCAAAGCGCCGACAACGCCAAAGAGATAGCCAGGATCGATGACGAACTCAGCGGCCTGGTCAGAGAAATGATCACCGCCCTGAACGGCGGCAAAAATGCTGTATCCAATCAGGAACTCCTGGAGAATATCAGCAAGGCCAAGGCGGCTCATGCCAACTGGATTAAAAACCTGAGCAGAATCGTGGAGGAAATGACAACCTATCCTTTGCAAACCAACTCGAAGAAATGCGCCTTTGGTCATTTTTATCACTCCATGGATGTTTCCGGAACGGTTTTGGAAGACGCTTGGCGGGCCATCGATCAGGTCCATGACGAATTTCATACCAGCGGCAGTAAGGTCATCGAGGCTGTCAAAGAAAATAAACCGGAATTGGCCAGGAACCTGTTTTTACATACGAAGGAACTTTCTCAAAATATCTTTGCTAAATTGGATGAAGTCACCCATATCATAGAAGGCAGCGCCGCTCAAGGAGTGGAGATCCTGAGAACCAGTAAGGCGAGCTGAACACAATCCTTTTGCCGCTTATCTGGTGCGAACCTGTAGTGAACATGAAAATGATGGGGGGTTCGCACCGCGAAATATGAGGGAAATTGTTGTAATATGGAGATTGTAGTAGGTCTGGCTTTGGTTGTTGGTAGAAAAGTTTTGAAAAGTAAGCAAAAATGAACCTGTTGGGTGACTTTTGTTTACTTTTTGCTGTCACTCCTCGTATGAGGAGTGTGGATTGAAATAGGTCGTTGGCAACCTTGTCGTCGCTCCGGTCAAACGTCACTCCTCGTATGAGGAGTGTGGATTGAAATTGGTTCTCATGAGTGGTCAGGGCGCGGGGGGATGGTCACTCCTCGTATGAGGAGTGTGGATTGAAATTCCTCCTCGGCATCCTGAGGCCCGCGCCATTCGTAGTCACTCCTCGTATGAGGAGTGTGGATTGAAATACCCTAAGCAGCTCCCTCACCGTCACAAGCGCATCGTCACTCCTCGTATGAGGAGTGTGGATTGAAATCGGGCATGTCTGAGGACAACCAAAAGCTAATGGAGTCACTCCTCGTATGAGGAGTGTGGATTGAAATTATTTCGGACGGTAGCATGACAACTACCGCTAAGGTCACTCCTCGTATGAGGAGTGTGGATTGAAATTCTGTCCTGAAGTAGTCCAGGTCATCACCGCTGGTCACTCCTCGTATGAGGAGTGTGGATTGAAATATGCTTTGCACCTCCTCCCTACAATCCAAATGTGCGTCACTCCTCGTATGAGGAGTGTGGATTGAAATTCGTATTCCACGAGGAAGTGACTGACTCCATGAGTCACTCCTCGTATGAGGAGTGTGGATTGAAATCGCAGTACATAAAGGAGTGGCATGACTATGTAAGTCACTCCTCGTATGAGGAGTGTGGATTGAAATGCTGATAACCCGGCGAATGGAGATACCCTCACCGTCACTCCTCGTATGAGGAGTGTGGATTGAAATTCCACCAGTGCGGCCACATCGGCCTTGACCTCATCGTCACTCCTCGTATGAGGAGTGTGGATTGAAATATGTAGAAAATGTTGGGGTGGAGGAGAGCGTGTGTCACTCCTCGTATGAGGAGTGTGGATTGAAATAGGCAGATCGATGTAAATACCGCCACCTGGGGATGTCACTCCTCGTATGAGGAGTGTGGATTGAAATTGTCCGGATACGAAGTTGGTCTCAGTAGCAGTGGTCACTCCTCGTATGAGGAGTGTGGATTGAAATTTAAATGAGATGACGAATTTTGCAGGCTCGACTCCGTCACTCCTCGTATGAGGAGTGTGGATTGAAATCGCGGGCAACGGCATATTCTATGATAGAGTAGAGTCACTCCTCGTATGAGGAGTGTGGATTGAAATAAACGGGTTAGCTGTATCCCAATGCTCCACAATGTTGTCACTCCTCGTATGAGGAGTGTGGATTGAAATAAGCGAATCATTTTGATTGGTTAATAATTCAACGTCACTCCTCGTATGAGGAGTGTGGATTGAAATAAGCGAATCATTTTGATTGGTTAATAATTCAACGTCACTCCTCGTATGAGGAGTGTGGATTGAAATTTTCGGATACTTTAGCCACAGTTTGGGCCTCCTTAAGTCACTCCTCGTATGAGGAGTGTGGATTGAAATTGGAGCCTGTGGCTGTGAGTGGAGTAGACGGCATGTCACTCCTCGTATGAGGAGTGTGGATTGAAATCCGGCAGTCCGCTGGGGCTTATCATCCTCATGTCGTCACTCCTCGTATGAGGAGTGTGGATTGAAATCGGCCCTCGGCCACTATACTTTAACCGAACTGGAGTCACTCCTCGTATGAGGAGTGTGGATTGAAATATCAAGGCGTCCTGCCCATCGGCTTTACGGCCAAGTCACTCCTCGTATGAGGAGTGTGGATTGAAATCC is a window encoding:
- a CDS encoding methyl-accepting chemotaxis protein, whose translation is MNFFKKAPCEEALCVIKSVEDRLNGLEVELPDVQYPIHQNLVKIFEKLLASEEHMSKSSKKMIGLTSALSNFDVEMTHSSHKLIEFAREMSTISESNLAIVEEISASMSEVNDTIGNTSEVMNSLQESSRALVLKNDESIARIEEIDVLKNDVSKDAALMSEQIKVLVEMAVKVNEIVDGVENIANQTNLLALNAAIEAARAGEAGKGFAVVADEVRKLADSTKTSLGNMRSFVNNIQQAAVSGQSSMENTMNSTAKMHTKLDMISQTIIENVSMLKNTISDVDLITESLGHIKESASQINQAMEASTQDAEKLNLMTQRIQDDATQSADNAKEIARIDDELSGLVREMITALNGGKNAVSNQELLENISKAKAAHANWIKNLSRIVEEMTTYPLQTNSKKCAFGHFYHSMDVSGTVLEDAWRAIDQVHDEFHTSGSKVIEAVKENKPELARNLFLHTKELSQNIFAKLDEVTHIIEGSAAQGVEILRTSKAS